The Lujinxingia sediminis genome contains a region encoding:
- a CDS encoding PEGA domain-containing protein produces MLPSFRRLASEGSRLSLGALTMAAMSLSSPLLAHAQTPAPAPHQCPDYVSPDHREDARVLTLHGVSCFEAGDFERALHYYLRAYARSPGPLLRGAIGRSLHELGIYGPARQYYQDYLDSPAADTSGAQRIRERIEQLDATLAEDAAALEVRSSPPGARAHLVFESGEWFELGTTPVTARVREGRYEVALTREGYRTQRVRTRVHSNTQAVVEPTLVADAAAFDVSAASWRRGALWTLVASTPVAAAGTAMLILSAQDSEAARNADTLYEDSDEAEQRRAVLLERSDNLRTWGTAATVAGAAGMITGVVLYFSANRLASPGGEPGAESQAGVRVQPELGANYAGVRVRF; encoded by the coding sequence ATGCTGCCATCATTCCGCCGTCTTGCTTCCGAGGGAAGCCGCCTGAGCCTGGGCGCGCTGACCATGGCAGCCATGAGCCTCTCGTCGCCCCTCCTGGCACACGCGCAGACGCCGGCGCCAGCCCCTCATCAGTGCCCCGACTACGTCAGTCCGGATCACCGCGAGGATGCGCGAGTGTTGACCCTGCACGGGGTCTCCTGTTTTGAAGCCGGCGACTTTGAGCGGGCGCTTCACTATTACCTGCGTGCCTACGCCCGCAGCCCCGGGCCGCTCTTGCGGGGGGCCATCGGTCGCTCGCTGCATGAGCTGGGCATCTACGGGCCAGCTCGTCAGTATTATCAGGACTACCTCGACAGCCCGGCAGCCGACACCTCCGGTGCGCAGCGCATCCGCGAGCGCATCGAGCAGCTCGACGCGACGCTGGCCGAAGACGCCGCCGCGCTGGAAGTTCGCAGCTCGCCACCCGGCGCACGCGCGCATCTGGTGTTCGAGAGCGGAGAGTGGTTTGAGCTGGGAACGACCCCGGTGACCGCCCGGGTGCGCGAGGGACGTTATGAGGTAGCGCTGACGCGAGAAGGCTACCGGACACAGCGGGTCCGTACCCGGGTTCATTCCAACACGCAGGCCGTGGTGGAACCCACCCTGGTCGCCGATGCCGCCGCCTTCGATGTGAGCGCAGCGAGCTGGCGGCGCGGCGCACTCTGGACGCTCGTGGCCAGCACGCCGGTGGCCGCTGCCGGCACGGCGATGCTCATACTCAGCGCACAGGACAGCGAGGCGGCCCGCAACGCTGACACCCTGTACGAGGATTCGGACGAGGCGGAGCAGCGGCGTGCGGTGCTTCTGGAACGCTCCGACAACCTGCGCACCTGGGGCACCGCCGCCACGGTGGCCGGTGCCGCAGGCATGATCACCGGCGTGGTCCTCTACTTCAGCGCCAACCGCCTCGCCAGCCCGGGAGGTGAGCCTGGAGCCGAATCGCAGGCAGGCGTGCGTGTGCAACCGGAGCTGGGGGCAAACTACGCGGGCGTGCGCGTGCGCTTCTAA
- a CDS encoding Glu/Leu/Phe/Val family dehydrogenase — protein sequence MSKKPDAPDVVEATAPASVTAAETSPDPAESFFDVHLAQLQRAMEAAPLEDHVRLILSQPKNEVIVNFPVRMDDGSYELFTGYRIQHNNIKGPYKGGIRYHHEVTLEEVKALAALMTYKCALLNVPFGGAKGGIRMTPESYSQTELERITRRFTHDLGNNIGPEYDIPAPDVGTNSQTMVWMMDTYMNTHNANDKNAQRGIVTGKTLNSGGSVGREKATGQGVVYCIQEWADEHGFRLDGATYTLQGFGNVGSHTAQILSRLGAVMVAVEDHTGTLYNPEGIYPRKLVDHVEVHGGVAGYPGARAIRSDEFWEVECDICIPAALELQVTEEVASKLKARVVVEAANGPTTLGGERVLAERGIEVIPDMMANAGGVVVSYFEWIQNKRSESWQLQEVDSRLHFMMKNAYREMRAFARAHDVDNRTAALAVAIQRINVMYVERGVFP from the coding sequence ATGAGCAAGAAACCCGACGCACCCGACGTCGTTGAGGCGACGGCACCGGCTTCTGTCACGGCGGCCGAGACCAGCCCCGATCCTGCTGAGAGCTTCTTTGACGTTCACCTCGCCCAACTTCAGCGGGCGATGGAAGCGGCTCCGCTTGAGGACCATGTGCGTCTGATCTTGAGCCAGCCCAAGAATGAGGTCATCGTTAACTTTCCGGTGCGTATGGACGACGGAAGTTACGAACTCTTTACCGGCTACCGGATTCAGCACAACAACATCAAAGGCCCCTACAAGGGCGGGATTCGCTACCATCACGAGGTGACGCTCGAAGAGGTCAAAGCGCTGGCTGCGCTGATGACGTACAAGTGCGCGTTGCTCAATGTGCCTTTCGGTGGGGCCAAGGGGGGCATTCGTATGACCCCGGAGAGCTACAGCCAGACCGAGCTTGAGCGCATCACGCGTCGCTTTACGCACGACCTGGGCAACAATATCGGGCCGGAGTACGACATTCCGGCACCGGATGTCGGGACCAACAGCCAGACGATGGTCTGGATGATGGACACCTACATGAATACGCATAACGCCAATGATAAGAATGCCCAGCGTGGCATCGTCACCGGTAAAACGCTCAACTCCGGTGGTAGCGTCGGGCGAGAGAAGGCCACCGGACAGGGCGTGGTCTACTGCATCCAGGAGTGGGCCGACGAGCATGGGTTCCGTCTGGACGGCGCCACCTACACCCTGCAGGGTTTTGGCAATGTAGGAAGCCACACCGCGCAGATCCTCTCACGGTTGGGCGCGGTGATGGTGGCCGTCGAAGATCATACCGGAACGCTCTACAACCCCGAGGGTATCTACCCGCGTAAACTTGTGGATCACGTCGAAGTGCATGGCGGCGTGGCCGGCTACCCGGGAGCCCGGGCGATCCGCTCGGATGAGTTCTGGGAGGTGGAGTGCGATATCTGCATCCCGGCGGCGTTGGAGCTTCAGGTCACCGAAGAGGTCGCGAGCAAGCTCAAAGCTCGCGTGGTGGTCGAGGCGGCCAACGGCCCGACCACCCTGGGTGGTGAGCGCGTGCTGGCCGAGCGCGGCATCGAGGTGATCCCGGACATGATGGCCAACGCCGGCGGCGTGGTCGTCTCGTACTTCGAGTGGATTCAGAACAAGCGCTCGGAGTCCTGGCAACTTCAGGAAGTCGACAGTCGCCTGCACTTCATGATGAAGAACGCCTACCGAGAGATGCGGGCGTTTGCTCGTGCCCACGACGTCGACAACCGCACCGCTGCGCTGGCCGTGGCCATTCAGCGCATCAACGTGATGTATGTGGAGCGTGGCGTCTTCCCTTAA
- a CDS encoding serine/threonine protein kinase gives MASTNEHDPTSSPREKVCWQCGRTFSTALEMCPDDGARLIETGLEDLEDPLIGSIFDGRFQIYKKLGEGGMGAVYSARRLDFETDVALKLLKVDFARDEGIRKRFMYEARVISNLKHPHAVRLFDFGQTSDGHFYMVMELLHGESLADRLAYRFVTYREVFDIIPPICGVLGEAHAQDVIHRDLKPENIYLLKVEENHEFPKLLDFGIAKHNRAETMTQSGTLWGTPAYMSPEQARGDVVGAAADIYGIGIMVYELISGNLPFHASTQMGFAVKHLNEPARPLSSIPGLNSVPAALDELVLSMLAKRPEDRPGSMEEVVARLEVIRAQDFSPELLARVPAEEVDPIALQAWMRDAPDISQNQDARASSEASSSQEGRAREIDAFGQTDVANALPAFPLSSARDVLDTLPAPGTSAMASSSVSEDVRVEREAASASAEFSAVLDAAPVREERRRTVMVVGAGAVLVVLMIAALMFGGDTLNGLTPADQAAADVEAPQLPTTPLDMGNVVSAAAMHGAYVSFEARELARHLAEAERLGQLQDFEFVNEEVEASEEGSGKERETTPAVDDRTLRKALESTF, from the coding sequence GTGGCTTCTACCAACGAACACGACCCGACAAGCTCTCCGCGTGAGAAGGTCTGCTGGCAATGTGGCCGCACCTTCAGCACCGCGCTGGAGATGTGCCCCGATGACGGCGCGCGCCTGATTGAGACGGGGCTCGAAGATCTCGAAGATCCGCTGATAGGCTCGATCTTCGACGGGCGTTTTCAGATCTACAAAAAGCTCGGAGAGGGCGGGATGGGCGCGGTCTACAGCGCGCGCCGCCTCGACTTTGAGACGGATGTGGCGCTCAAGCTGCTTAAAGTCGACTTTGCCCGCGATGAGGGGATCCGAAAGCGCTTTATGTACGAGGCCCGGGTCATCTCCAACCTCAAGCATCCGCACGCGGTGCGTCTTTTTGACTTCGGGCAGACCTCTGACGGCCACTTCTACATGGTCATGGAGCTGCTCCATGGCGAGAGTCTGGCCGATCGCCTCGCCTACCGTTTTGTGACGTATCGGGAGGTCTTCGACATCATTCCCCCGATCTGCGGGGTGCTCGGCGAGGCGCACGCTCAGGATGTGATTCACCGTGACCTGAAACCCGAGAATATCTACCTGCTCAAAGTCGAGGAGAACCATGAGTTTCCTAAACTTCTCGACTTCGGTATCGCCAAACACAACCGTGCCGAGACGATGACGCAGTCGGGCACCCTGTGGGGAACGCCGGCGTACATGAGTCCGGAGCAGGCCCGCGGCGATGTGGTCGGGGCGGCGGCCGATATCTACGGTATCGGGATTATGGTCTACGAGCTGATCAGCGGAAATCTGCCCTTTCATGCCTCGACGCAGATGGGCTTCGCGGTCAAGCACCTCAATGAGCCGGCGCGCCCGCTCTCCTCAATTCCGGGGCTCAACAGTGTGCCCGCGGCGCTCGATGAGCTTGTGTTGAGCATGCTGGCCAAGCGCCCCGAAGATCGCCCCGGCTCGATGGAGGAAGTTGTGGCGCGCCTGGAAGTGATCCGCGCGCAGGACTTTAGTCCCGAGCTTCTGGCACGAGTGCCCGCAGAGGAAGTCGACCCGATCGCGCTTCAGGCCTGGATGCGTGACGCGCCGGATATCTCGCAGAACCAGGACGCACGGGCGAGCTCGGAGGCATCGAGCTCCCAGGAGGGGAGGGCTCGCGAGATTGATGCGTTCGGCCAGACCGATGTGGCCAACGCCCTTCCTGCGTTTCCGTTGAGCAGCGCGCGGGATGTTCTGGACACACTGCCCGCGCCGGGTACATCGGCGATGGCATCGTCCTCGGTGTCCGAAGACGTCCGCGTGGAACGGGAGGCGGCGAGCGCCTCGGCGGAGTTCAGCGCGGTGCTGGATGCCGCACCAGTCCGCGAGGAACGCCGACGCACGGTGATGGTCGTGGGCGCCGGTGCGGTGTTAGTAGTGCTTATGATCGCAGCGCTGATGTTTGGCGGTGATACCCTCAACGGGCTCACCCCGGCAGATCAGGCCGCCGCCGATGTTGAGGCCCCGCAGCTTCCGACAACGCCGCTGGATATGGGCAACGTGGTGAGCGCCGCAGCGATGCACGGCGCTTACGTCTCCTTTGAAGCGCGTGAGCTGGCCCGGCACCTGGCCGAAGCCGAGCGCCTGGGACAGCTGCAGGACTTTGAGTTCGTCAATGAAGAGGTCGAGGCATCGGAAGAGGGCAGCGGCAAGGAGCGCGAAACGACCCCGGCGGTTGACGATCGCACACTGCGCAAGGCTCTGGAGAGCACCTTTTAA
- the rlmD gene encoding 23S rRNA (uracil(1939)-C(5))-methyltransferase RlmD — protein MAKARYQALKVREIAQGGDGVAELPDGRICFVPGALPGDRVDVELTRDKKRWARARVLSIAEPSVYRVEPECSYVSKGCGGCQFWHVSPEQELAWKAKAAFEAMQRIAGVVLPEPVLHHSPQIKGYRSRVRLHQGEDGVGLGFYSAEGKRLIKVGGGCEVAMPLVRAVASDWQARLGALGAAEVLIETASCDEVVITVMLEREGLPGQTALDALRRDVDADAAVRGMRVRDEGGASVELGRVEVDAGEVLASVPESEERTYTLDAGQFRQSNPKVNALLVERVAALLSELGGRRVLELFCGAGNFSFALARQLDALYGLEGSFETVRAAKMMAAGANLGHLGFARADLFEAKSYEAVVAADFDTVLLDPPRDGAQEAARWLASAENPISNVVYIACDPGCMARDLGVLSEGGWRVEGLEFFDMFPRTRHIETLAWLRRP, from the coding sequence ATGGCGAAGGCTCGTTATCAGGCGCTGAAAGTGCGAGAGATCGCTCAGGGGGGAGATGGTGTCGCGGAGCTTCCCGATGGCCGGATCTGTTTTGTTCCCGGTGCGCTGCCGGGAGATAGGGTCGACGTGGAACTCACGCGGGACAAAAAGCGCTGGGCGCGCGCCCGAGTGCTCTCGATTGCGGAGCCCTCGGTGTATCGCGTTGAGCCTGAATGTTCTTATGTCTCAAAGGGTTGCGGTGGTTGTCAGTTCTGGCATGTGAGTCCGGAACAGGAGCTTGCCTGGAAAGCGAAGGCCGCTTTTGAGGCCATGCAGCGCATTGCCGGGGTGGTGTTGCCCGAGCCCGTCTTGCATCACTCGCCGCAGATCAAAGGCTACCGCTCACGGGTGCGTTTGCATCAAGGTGAGGATGGGGTCGGGCTTGGGTTTTACAGCGCGGAGGGCAAGCGGCTTATCAAGGTGGGAGGGGGCTGTGAGGTGGCGATGCCTCTTGTGCGTGCGGTCGCATCGGATTGGCAAGCGCGCCTGGGAGCGTTGGGCGCGGCCGAGGTGCTGATCGAGACGGCGAGCTGCGATGAAGTCGTGATCACGGTGATGCTGGAGCGCGAGGGGCTGCCGGGGCAGACCGCGCTCGACGCGTTGCGCCGGGATGTGGATGCAGACGCTGCGGTTCGGGGTATGCGGGTTCGAGATGAGGGCGGAGCATCGGTTGAGCTGGGGCGTGTGGAGGTGGACGCAGGTGAGGTGCTGGCGAGCGTTCCCGAGTCCGAAGAAAGAACATACACGCTCGACGCCGGGCAATTTCGCCAGAGTAACCCGAAGGTCAACGCGCTGCTTGTGGAACGCGTTGCGGCCTTGCTCTCGGAGCTGGGAGGTCGGCGCGTGCTCGAACTCTTCTGCGGCGCCGGAAACTTCTCGTTTGCACTCGCCCGGCAACTCGACGCGCTCTACGGACTGGAAGGTAGCTTCGAGACCGTGCGCGCAGCAAAGATGATGGCTGCCGGTGCCAACCTGGGACATCTGGGTTTTGCACGGGCGGACCTCTTCGAGGCGAAGAGTTATGAGGCGGTGGTCGCGGCGGACTTCGATACAGTGCTGCTCGACCCGCCCCGGGATGGTGCGCAGGAGGCGGCGCGCTGGTTGGCCTCAGCCGAGAATCCTATCTCCAACGTGGTTTACATCGCCTGCGATCCGGGATGCATGGCCCGAGATCTCGGTGTGTTGAGCGAAGGAGGCTGGCGCGTGGAGGGGCTGGAGTTTTTCGATATGTTCCCGCGCACACGCCATATTGAGACGCTGGCGTGGCTTCGCAGGCCTTGA
- a CDS encoding hydantoinase/oxoprolinase family protein, with product MIRPTEASRFGVDTGGTFTDVVMPGGDGRLRVYKLLSTPADPSEAIGDGVDALLGSDERPYEVVHGTTVATNALLERRGARVAFVITAGFEDVLWLGRQARPELYALHVKMPEPVVARADVVGVHERLSALGEVIEVLSETEIARVVADVEALDVDAVAICTLHAWANPAHEARLARAFRQHSAGWHVSVSHEISGAFREFERASTASVNAYVGPLMARYLRRLQGRLKGARGVEVLLSHGGRAEVAFAAEQPVHTVLSGPAGGVVGALQAAREVGLEKIITLDMGGTSTDVSLVDGELEVREDAEIDGLSMVVPVIDIVTVGAGGGSIAYRDAGGALRVGPRSAGASPGPACYGRGGQELTVTDAHLALGTLRSGRFLGGEMTLDAPAALRALGRLADALETPAEEVARGVLAIADAAMARALKVVSLERGRDPRDFTLVGFGGAGGLHACRLAEALSMRRVLIPQNPGLLSARGMLGARRRRYYRRTVLRPLTEVLAEDGSLRELLRESELSAVDALGAESGAELELRWEVGLRYQGQSFEVVVPVDWSAELEGLRDPSERFEAEHERLYGYRAAREVELVGLRLSASLSDAPALDALAPEGDARALADAEEVMLDMGKGAVAARVIERAWLAEGQRIKGPVILTEYSATTVVLPGWEVVVSRGHLILERES from the coding sequence ATGATCAGGCCCACAGAGGCCAGCCGCTTCGGCGTCGACACCGGTGGTACGTTTACCGATGTGGTGATGCCGGGCGGCGATGGCCGCCTCCGGGTCTATAAGTTGCTCTCGACCCCGGCCGATCCCTCGGAGGCGATCGGTGACGGGGTCGATGCGCTTCTTGGCTCTGACGAGCGGCCCTACGAGGTGGTGCACGGGACCACGGTGGCGACCAACGCGCTCCTGGAGCGTCGTGGGGCGCGTGTGGCGTTTGTGATCACAGCGGGCTTTGAGGATGTGCTCTGGCTGGGGAGGCAGGCCCGACCGGAACTTTACGCGCTGCACGTGAAGATGCCCGAGCCGGTGGTGGCGCGCGCCGACGTGGTCGGTGTACACGAGCGCCTCTCGGCCCTGGGAGAGGTGATCGAGGTGCTCAGTGAGACCGAGATCGCGCGGGTGGTGGCTGATGTCGAGGCGTTGGATGTGGACGCAGTGGCGATTTGCACGCTTCATGCCTGGGCGAATCCGGCGCATGAGGCGCGCCTTGCCCGCGCGTTTCGGCAGCATTCGGCCGGCTGGCATGTCAGTGTAAGTCACGAGATCAGCGGGGCGTTTCGAGAGTTTGAGCGGGCGAGTACGGCGAGCGTCAACGCGTATGTCGGCCCGCTGATGGCGCGGTATCTGCGGCGACTTCAGGGGCGTTTAAAGGGGGCGCGTGGCGTGGAGGTTCTGCTCTCGCACGGAGGTCGGGCGGAGGTGGCCTTTGCTGCTGAGCAGCCTGTGCACACGGTCCTCTCCGGGCCGGCCGGAGGTGTGGTCGGGGCGCTGCAGGCCGCCCGGGAGGTAGGCCTTGAGAAGATCATTACTCTGGATATGGGCGGCACCTCCACCGATGTGAGCCTGGTCGATGGTGAGCTGGAGGTTCGGGAAGACGCAGAGATCGATGGGCTTTCGATGGTGGTTCCCGTCATCGACATCGTGACCGTGGGGGCCGGTGGGGGATCGATTGCCTACCGTGATGCGGGCGGTGCATTGCGTGTAGGGCCGCGCAGTGCGGGCGCAAGCCCGGGGCCGGCGTGCTATGGGCGGGGCGGGCAGGAGCTGACCGTAACCGATGCGCATCTGGCACTGGGAACGCTGCGCTCCGGCCGCTTCTTAGGTGGTGAGATGACCCTCGACGCTCCGGCCGCCCTCCGAGCGCTTGGGCGGCTGGCCGATGCGCTTGAGACGCCCGCCGAGGAGGTTGCCCGCGGCGTGCTGGCCATTGCCGATGCTGCCATGGCCCGGGCACTCAAGGTGGTGAGTCTGGAGCGCGGACGCGATCCCCGCGACTTTACCCTGGTGGGATTCGGCGGGGCCGGTGGCCTGCACGCCTGCCGCCTGGCCGAAGCGCTTTCGATGCGGCGTGTGCTCATCCCGCAGAATCCGGGTTTGCTCTCGGCTCGCGGCATGTTGGGGGCCAGGCGTCGGCGCTACTACCGTCGTACGGTGCTGCGCCCGCTCACCGAGGTGTTGGCGGAAGATGGCTCGCTGCGTGAACTTCTCCGGGAGAGCGAGCTCAGCGCCGTCGATGCGCTCGGCGCAGAGTCAGGCGCTGAGCTTGAGCTTCGCTGGGAGGTGGGGCTTCGCTACCAGGGGCAGAGCTTCGAGGTGGTGGTCCCCGTGGACTGGAGTGCCGAGCTCGAAGGGCTTCGTGATCCGAGCGAGCGTTTTGAGGCGGAGCACGAGCGTCTTTATGGCTACCGGGCAGCCCGCGAGGTGGAGCTTGTGGGGCTGCGACTTAGCGCGAGTCTCAGCGACGCTCCAGCGCTCGATGCACTCGCGCCTGAGGGCGACGCGCGGGCGCTTGCCGATGCCGAGGAGGTGATGCTCGATATGGGGAAAGGCGCTGTGGCTGCCCGGGTGATCGAGCGGGCCTGGCTGGCCGAGGGCCAGCGCATCAAAGGGCCGGTGATTCTCACCGAGTACAGTGCCACCACGGTGGTGCTTCCGGGCTGGGAGGTGGTTGTGAGCCGGGGACATCTGATTCTGGAGCGGGAGTCCTGA
- a CDS encoding hydantoinase B/oxoprolinase family protein, giving the protein MDAITLELERHRFASIAEEMGVVLMRSAFSPNIKERRDYSCAIFDADGEMVAQAAHIPVHLGSAPMSVAAALEAGPMKAGQHIILNDPYAGGTHLPDITLVSPVFDAAGELAFVVANRAHHADVGGLWPGSMGLSEHIDEEGICLGPTVFDEVVMEAITSASRTPQERRGDLQAQLAANLRGVARLQAELEGRGPAVLEACRALQTHSERFMREVLRGVGDGRWSFEDALDDDGLGSGAIRIHCDLRIEDGRATVDLRGSAPAVRGPLNVPRAVAVSAALYCFRCLAPAELPSNGGYMRCVEVLTEPGTVVDASHPAAVALGNVETSQRIVDVIFGALARALPGRIPAASCGSMNNLTIGGHDPRHAGRPFAYYETIAGGAGAGPGWAGQSAVHTHMTNTLNTPVEALEHAYPIRMVRYARREASGGAGRYRGGDGVVREMIFEAAATVSVMAERRAFAPYGLHGGGPGACGSTRLIRARTGREEVLKGKVSVEVEAGDRLILETPGGGGYGGNEDSGVRS; this is encoded by the coding sequence ATGGATGCGATCACCCTGGAGTTGGAGCGGCATCGTTTTGCCTCGATCGCCGAGGAGATGGGCGTGGTGCTGATGCGCTCGGCCTTCTCGCCAAACATCAAAGAGCGGCGCGACTACTCCTGTGCGATCTTCGATGCGGATGGCGAGATGGTGGCGCAGGCGGCGCATATCCCGGTGCATCTGGGGTCGGCACCGATGAGCGTGGCCGCCGCACTGGAAGCGGGGCCGATGAAGGCGGGGCAGCACATCATCCTCAACGACCCCTACGCCGGCGGCACGCACCTGCCCGACATCACGCTGGTCTCACCGGTCTTTGACGCCGCCGGCGAGCTGGCTTTTGTGGTGGCCAACCGCGCGCATCATGCCGATGTCGGGGGCCTTTGGCCGGGCAGTATGGGGCTATCCGAGCATATCGACGAGGAGGGGATCTGCCTGGGGCCGACGGTGTTCGATGAGGTGGTGATGGAGGCGATCACCTCGGCCAGCCGCACTCCGCAGGAGCGTCGCGGCGATCTGCAGGCCCAGCTTGCCGCGAACCTCCGTGGAGTGGCCAGGCTCCAGGCGGAGCTGGAGGGGCGCGGTCCGGCGGTGCTCGAGGCCTGCCGGGCGCTTCAGACCCACAGCGAGCGCTTTATGCGTGAGGTCCTGCGGGGGGTCGGCGACGGGCGCTGGTCGTTTGAAGATGCCCTGGATGATGACGGCCTGGGCAGCGGTGCGATTCGCATCCATTGCGACCTGCGCATTGAGGATGGGCGCGCCACTGTGGATCTTCGGGGCAGCGCGCCTGCGGTGCGCGGCCCGCTCAATGTGCCGCGGGCGGTGGCGGTGTCGGCGGCGCTCTATTGTTTCCGCTGTCTGGCTCCCGCCGAACTTCCTTCCAACGGCGGGTATATGCGGTGTGTGGAGGTGTTGACGGAGCCGGGCACGGTGGTCGACGCGTCCCACCCGGCAGCGGTGGCGCTGGGGAATGTGGAGACGAGCCAGCGCATCGTCGATGTGATCTTCGGCGCGCTGGCCCGGGCATTGCCCGGGCGCATTCCGGCGGCCTCCTGCGGATCGATGAATAACCTGACGATCGGTGGTCATGATCCGCGCCACGCAGGCCGGCCCTTTGCCTATTACGAGACGATCGCCGGCGGGGCCGGGGCAGGGCCCGGGTGGGCGGGGCAGTCGGCGGTACACACACATATGACCAACACCCTCAATACGCCGGTGGAGGCGCTGGAGCATGCGTATCCGATTCGCATGGTCCGTTATGCCAGGCGTGAGGCCTCCGGCGGTGCGGGGCGGTACCGCGGCGGAGATGGGGTCGTACGGGAGATGATCTTTGAGGCGGCTGCCACGGTCAGCGTGATGGCCGAGCGGCGCGCCTTTGCGCCCTATGGGCTTCATGGCGGCGGCCCCGGAGCGTGCGGAAGCACGCGCCTGATTCGCGCGCGTACCGGGCGCGAAGAGGTGCTCAAGGGCAAAGTCAGCGTGGAGGTGGAGGCCGGCGACCGCCTGATTCTGGAGACGCCGGGAGGCGGCGGCTACGGGGGGAATGAGGACAGTGGTGTTAGGTCTTAG